In a genomic window of Passer domesticus isolate bPasDom1 chromosome 3, bPasDom1.hap1, whole genome shotgun sequence:
- the BMP2 gene encoding bone morphogenetic protein 2 isoform X1 — translation MVAVTRSLLALLLCQALLGGAAGLMPEVGRRRFSEPGRAASAAQRPEDLLSEFELRLLHMFGLKRRPSPGKDVVIPPYMLDLYRLHAGQQLGQPAALGFPLERAASRANTVRSFHHEEVLEELPETSGKTARRFFFNLTSIPHEESITSAELQIFREQVHGAFENNSSYHHRINIYEIIKPATATSKDPVTRLLDTRLVHHNASKWESFDVTPAVLRWIAHGQPNHGFVVEVVHLDKENSASKRHVRISRSLHQDEDSWSQLRPLLVTFGHDGKGHPLHKREKRQAKHKQRKRHKYSCKRHPLYVDFNDVGWNDWIVAPPGYSAFYCHGECPFPLADHLNSTNHAIVQTLVNSVNSKIPKACCVPTELSAISMLYLDENEKVVLKNYQDMVVEGCGCR, via the exons ATGGTTGCCGTGACCCGCTCGCTCCTGgcgctgctgctctgccaggcgCTGCTGGGCGGCGCGGCCGGGCTCATGCCAGAGGTGGGTCGGCGGCGCTTCAGCGAGCCGGGCCGCGCCGCCTCGGCCGCGCAGCGCCCCGAGGACCTGCTCAGCGAGTTCGAGCTGCGCCTGCTCCACATGTTCGGGCTGAAGCGGCGGCCCAGCCCCGGCAAGGACGTCGTCATCCCGCCCTACATGCTGGACCTCTACCGCCTGCACGcggggcagcagctggggcagccGGCGGCGCTGGGCTTCCCGCTGGAGCGGGCGGCCAGCCGCGCCAACACCGTCCGCAGCTTCCACCACGAAG AAGTTTTGGAAGAACTGCCAGAAACGAGTGGGAAAACAGCACGGCGTTTCTTCTTTAATTTAACTTCCATCCCTCATGAGGAGTCTATCACCTCAGCCGAACTCCAGATTTTTCGGGAACAGGTGCACGGAGCCTTTGAGAACAACAGCAGCTACCATCACCGTATTAATATTTATGAAATTATAAAGCCAGCCACAGCCACCTCTAAGGACCCTGTCACAAGACTTTTGGACACCAGGTTGGTGCATCATAATGCAAGTAAATGGGAAAGTTTTGATGTAACGCCAGCTGTTTTGAGGTGGATTGCACATGGACAACCTAATCATGGGTTTGTGGTAGAGGTGGTTCACTTGGACAAAGAGAACAGTGCCTCCAAGAGGCACGTTAGGATTAGCAGGTCTTTACATCAGGATGAAGATAGCTGGTCTCAGCTCAGGCCATTGTTAGTGACGTTTGGGCATGATGGCAAGGGACACCCGCTCCATAAAAGAGAAAAGCGTCAAGCGAAACACAAACAGCGTAAACGCCACAAATACAGTTGCAAAAGGCACCCGTTGTATGTGGACTTCAATGATGTGGGGTGGAATGACTGGATTGTTGCCCCGCCAGGGTATAGTGCCTTTTACTGCCATGGGGAATGTCCTTTTCCACTGGCAGATCATCTAAACTCAACAAACCATGCCATTGTTCAGACTTTGGTCAATTCAGTGAATTCCAAAATCCCCAAGGCTTGCTGTGTGCCGACAGAACTGAGTGCTATTTCCATGCTCTACCttgatgaaaatgaaaaagttgTATTAAAGAACTATCAAGATATGGTTGTGGAGGGTTGTGGGTGCCGCTAA